Genomic segment of Methanolobus mangrovi:
CCGTTTTTGAAGAAATCGACGAAAACGATGAAATTGGGGAAACCATAATCATAGGAACAAGCGAAAACACAGTTCAAAGTATACTCAATTCCGAAGACCCACTGACAACATTCCTTGATGCAAAAGATAACGGTGAACTAATAATCGAACCTGTGGGTTTTGTGAACAATCTTACCTTCGCCGTGGCAAACGTATTATTGAAACTGTCACAGCTGCTTGGACTAATATAAGGTAAAAACAAAAAACAAAAATTATTAGGTCAGCGAATCTCCAGTTCGCTGGCCATTTCTTTATATGATCGTCCTTTGTCAGTCGTTACGAAAATGTTTCCTTTTTGCTCGATTAACTTTTTTTCTTCCAGCCTTGAAAGATATTTATTTGCAATTGTAGAATTCAGATTCGCTCCATAAACTATTTGAGTCTTTTTCGCTCCACTAGCAGCTATCTTTAAGATAGCGATCGTTATATCTAACCTACTCCGCCTGATAGTAATGCCCCCCAGCATTCTATTAAATAGTACCACTAACTGATGACACTTTATTAATGCAATAAGTATCACCCTACTTTATTAACTGCCACCTATTTAACACCATCGATTTACAGTGTTATTCAGTAAAGGCATCAGATTAAAAAACACATTCTCTTTTCAATACATAAAGAAGAGCATGGCTAATAAAACATATCGTAATACGCATGCATACTCAGAAGAAAATAAGATTAGTAGTTAACATAAAACAAACAAAAGTAAGAATAACAAATAGATTAGCTGTAGTAAAAACCAGTTAGAAAAAGTTATTGTTTATGAGTGAGTTGGCAGCGATCCAGAGTTCCCGAAGACTCTCGTACTTCAGTACAGTAAGGAACGCTGGCGGGCTTATCTTCTGTGTTCGGGATGGGTACAGGAATCTCCCCGCCGCTATGGCCGCCAAACTCTCTCATAATGAATGGTAAATGGTAAAGCCAAGGTCCGGATTCGAACCGGAATGGAATCGCTCTGCAGGCGATTGCGTAGCCGCTCCGCCACCTTGGCAACGAGCGATTCACAAATGAATCAATTACACTTATACTTTACCTTGAGTTCGTGTATATTAAACATGCACATATCAGATTTCGCCTGGACAAAGCAAGACGGACAGGCACGGGTTATTAGTAGCCGCGGACTGAACACCTCGTTGCCTTGGTGCGTACATCCCGACCCTATCAAACCGGTCTTTTACCGGGACCCTTAACGTAGTCTCTTTTCAAGTCAGATTTCGAGCTTAGATGCATTCAGCTCTTATTCCTTAGCGCGTAGCTGCTCAGCAATGCCCTGTCGGACAACTGATACACCAGTGGCGCCGCTACTCTGTTCCTCTCGTACTAAAAGTAGCTTACCCTCAGACTACAGACACCTCTAGTAGATAGTAACCGACCTGTCTCACGACGGTCTAAACCCAGCTCACGATCTCCTTTAATAGGCGAACAACCTCACCCTTGGCCGCTGCTGCACGGCCAGGATGGAAAGAACCGACATCGAAGTAGCAAGCTGCCGGGTCGATATGTGCTCTTGCCGGCAACAACTCAATTATCCCCGGGGTAACTTTTCTGTCATTTTTGGCTCGCACCAAGCGAGCACAAAAGTTCGCTAGAACCGACTTTCGTCTCGTCATCCACTACTGTGCTGAATAACGTCAGGCTGACTTATGCTCTTGCACTCTTCAGTGGGTTTCCGACCCACTTGAGTCAACCTTTGTGCGCCCTTGATATCTTTTCAAGGGCGTCCCGCCCCAGGCAAACTGCCCACCTATCGGGGTCCTCCTCTCGGAGTTAGGGTCGTAATTTCAGAAGGGTAGTGTCCCAACGGCGACTCCAGTGATGCTGGCGCACCACCTTCGATGTCTCCTACCTACACTGTACATCCAAAATCACAACCCAACGACAGGCTGCAGTAAAGCTCCACGGGGTCTTCACTTCCCCCTAGAGGTCTCTAGACTGTGCACTAGAAAGTAAGCTTCACCGGACTCTGGCTAGGGACAGTAGAGCTCTCATTGATCCATTCATGCAAGTCGCCAATTAAGCGACAAGGTACTACGCTACCTTAAGAGGGTCATAGTTACCCCCGCTGTTTACAGGCCCTTCGATCCGTTGAACCGGAGTTTCAGGTACCTGCACTGAGCAGGATTCAGAGATCGTACTAGCCCTTACGGGTTT
This window contains:
- a CDS encoding winged helix-turn-helix domain-containing protein; amino-acid sequence: MLGGITIRRSRLDITIAILKIAASGAKKTQIVYGANLNSTIANKYLSRLEEKKLIEQKGNIFVTTDKGRSYKEMASELEIR